A single genomic interval of Pyrus communis chromosome 7, drPyrComm1.1, whole genome shotgun sequence harbors:
- the LOC137739118 gene encoding DEAD-box ATP-dependent RNA helicase 15-like isoform X2 — protein MDVICQAKSGMGKTAVFVLSTLQQIDPVPGQVAALILCHTRELAYQICHEFERFSTYLPDLKVAVFYGGVNIKVHKDLLKNECPHIVVGTPGRVLALARDKELGLKNVRHFILDECDKMLESLDMRRDVQEIFKLTPHDKQVMMFSATLSKEIRPVCKKFMQDPMEIYVDDEAKLTLHGLVQHYIKLSEPEKNRKLTDLLDALDFNQVVIFVKSVSRAAELNKLLADCNFPSICIHSGMPQEERLKRYKNFKEGLSRILVATDLVGRGIDIERVNIVINYDMPDSADTYLHRVGRAGRFGTKGLAITFVSSASDSDVLNQVQSRFEVDIKELPEQIDTSTYMQA, from the exons ATGGATGTTATTTGTCAAGCAAAATCTGGGATGGGAAAAACTGCCGTCTTTGTTCTATCAACCCTTCAGCAAATAGATCCAGTACCTGGTCAGGTTGCTGCTCTTATTCTTTGCCACACGAGAGAATTGGCTTACCAG ATTTGTCATGAATTTGAGAGGTTCAGTACTTATTTGCCAGACCTGAAGGTTGCAGTTTTCTATGGAGGAGTCAATATCAAGGTTCACAAAGATTTGCTAAAAAACGAATGTCCTCACATTGTTGTTGGTACACCTGGGAGAGTATTAGCTTTGGCAAGAGACAAAGAGCTTGGACTGAAGAATGTCAGACATTTTATTCTTGATGAATGTGATAAGATGCTTGAGTCACTTG ACATGAGAAGAGATGTGCAGGAGATCTTTAAGTTGACTCCTCATGACAAGCAGGTGATGATGTTTTCAGCAACACTAAGCAAGGAAATCCGCCCTGTTTGCAAGAAGTTTATGCAAGAT CCCATGGAAATCTATGTAGATGATGAGGCCAAATTGACTCTTCATGGTCTCGTACAG CACTACATCAAATTGAGTGAGCCTGAGAAAAACCGCAAATTGACTGACCTCCTTGATGCATTGGATTTCAACCAAGttgttatttttgtaaaaagtgTAAGCAGAGCAGCTGAGCTGAACAAGCTACTTGCTGATTGTAACTTCCCCTCCATCTGCATTCACTCTGGAATGCCGCAGGAAGAAAG GCTAAAACGTTACAAGAATTTCAAGGAGGGGCTTTCAAGAATTCTTGTGGCAACGGATTTAGTAGGAAGGGGAATTGACATCGAGCGTGTTAACATTGTTATCAATTATGACATGCCTGATTCTGCTGACACCTACTTACACAGG GTTGGCAGAGCTGGTAGGTTTGGTACCAAGGGCCTAGCAATTACATTTGTCTCTTCCGCATCTGATTCTGATGTTCTTAATCAG GTCCAGTCAAGGTTTGAGGTGGATATAAAGGAGCTTCCGGAGCAAATTGATACTTCTACTTACA TGCAAGCGTAA
- the LOC137739118 gene encoding DEAD-box ATP-dependent RNA helicase 15-like isoform X1 has product MGDVRDNDGYEEELVDYEEEDQNAPNSVSAKPSGDTVKKGYVGIHSSGFRDFLLKPELLRAIVDSGFEHPSEVQHECIPQAILGMDVICQAKSGMGKTAVFVLSTLQQIDPVPGQVAALILCHTRELAYQICHEFERFSTYLPDLKVAVFYGGVNIKVHKDLLKNECPHIVVGTPGRVLALARDKELGLKNVRHFILDECDKMLESLDMRRDVQEIFKLTPHDKQVMMFSATLSKEIRPVCKKFMQDPMEIYVDDEAKLTLHGLVQHYIKLSEPEKNRKLTDLLDALDFNQVVIFVKSVSRAAELNKLLADCNFPSICIHSGMPQEERLKRYKNFKEGLSRILVATDLVGRGIDIERVNIVINYDMPDSADTYLHRVGRAGRFGTKGLAITFVSSASDSDVLNQVQSRFEVDIKELPEQIDTSTYSKISFFS; this is encoded by the exons aTGGGTGATGTCAGAGACAACGATGGGTACGAAGAGGAGCTCGTGGACTACGAAGAGGAGGACCAGAACGCCCCCAACTCCGTTTCCGCCAAGCCCTCTGGTGATACCGTCAAAAA GGGATATGTTGGCATCCATAGTTCAGGATTCAGAGACTTCCTATTGAAGCCGGAGCTTCTTCGAGCAATTGTGGATTCTGGATTCGAACATCCTTCAGAAG TTCAACATGAGTGCATCCCTCAAGCTATCTTAGGAATGGATGTTATTTGTCAAGCAAAATCTGGGATGGGAAAAACTGCCGTCTTTGTTCTATCAACCCTTCAGCAAATAGATCCAGTACCTGGTCAGGTTGCTGCTCTTATTCTTTGCCACACGAGAGAATTGGCTTACCAG ATTTGTCATGAATTTGAGAGGTTCAGTACTTATTTGCCAGACCTGAAGGTTGCAGTTTTCTATGGAGGAGTCAATATCAAGGTTCACAAAGATTTGCTAAAAAACGAATGTCCTCACATTGTTGTTGGTACACCTGGGAGAGTATTAGCTTTGGCAAGAGACAAAGAGCTTGGACTGAAGAATGTCAGACATTTTATTCTTGATGAATGTGATAAGATGCTTGAGTCACTTG ACATGAGAAGAGATGTGCAGGAGATCTTTAAGTTGACTCCTCATGACAAGCAGGTGATGATGTTTTCAGCAACACTAAGCAAGGAAATCCGCCCTGTTTGCAAGAAGTTTATGCAAGAT CCCATGGAAATCTATGTAGATGATGAGGCCAAATTGACTCTTCATGGTCTCGTACAG CACTACATCAAATTGAGTGAGCCTGAGAAAAACCGCAAATTGACTGACCTCCTTGATGCATTGGATTTCAACCAAGttgttatttttgtaaaaagtgTAAGCAGAGCAGCTGAGCTGAACAAGCTACTTGCTGATTGTAACTTCCCCTCCATCTGCATTCACTCTGGAATGCCGCAGGAAGAAAG GCTAAAACGTTACAAGAATTTCAAGGAGGGGCTTTCAAGAATTCTTGTGGCAACGGATTTAGTAGGAAGGGGAATTGACATCGAGCGTGTTAACATTGTTATCAATTATGACATGCCTGATTCTGCTGACACCTACTTACACAGG GTTGGCAGAGCTGGTAGGTTTGGTACCAAGGGCCTAGCAATTACATTTGTCTCTTCCGCATCTGATTCTGATGTTCTTAATCAG GTCCAGTCAAGGTTTGAGGTGGATATAAAGGAGCTTCCGGAGCAAATTGATACTTCTACTTACAGTAAGATatcatttttttcataa